The Pagrus major chromosome 5, Pma_NU_1.0 genomic sequence aaaagtcaaacttCTGACACAGTTTGTGTATCATATTGATCTCTGTGTTTTCCCCCTGACAGTATGCAGGGAAGTGGTACGCTCTGCAGAAGAAGGACCCTGAGGGTTTGTTCCTGCAGGACAACATCTCTGCTGAATACACTGTTGGAGACGACGGCTCCATGGTCGCCTCCTCCAGGGGCAGAGTCACTCTCTTTGGGTGGGTGTTTGTCATTTAAAGAAATCTATCTAGTAGCAGAGTTAAACTTACATGTCTAAATACTTAAAGGTTTCCATCCCTGCTTAGATGTGCGACTGATTTAATCTCTACTTGACATCCAGGTTCTGGGTCGTGTGTGCCGACATGGCTGCTCAGTACTCCGTGCCCGACCCCGGCACCCCCGGCAAGATGTTCATGAACTACCAGGGCCTGGCCAGCTACCTGTCCAGTGGAGGTAAGCCTCCTcaggtgtacacacacacacacacacacacacatcatctcTCTCACAAAATCAAGGctgacttctctctctctgctctttcaGGTGACAACTACTGGGTCATTGACACCGACTATGACAACTACGCCCTCACCTACGC encodes the following:
- the LOC140995726 gene encoding purpurin-like, translating into MDFHMFALVLLILACVERSLASCVVDSFTVKDDFDPQRYAGKWYALQKKDPEGLFLQDNISAEYTVGDDGSMVASSRGRVTLFGFWVVCADMAAQYSVPDPGTPGKMFMNYQGLASYLSSGGDNYWVIDTDYDNYALTYACRSVKDDGSCEDGYSLVFSRNPRGLPPAIQKVVRQKQEEICMAGEFQPVLQSGAC